tactgtattttcttctttcaacacCGGAGTGTTACTTGTTTTACTTTCTAGTTATATTTGAGAGTATGTTATCACTAAATAATTGATCATAATTATGCtccttttaaaagataaacacttTTCTAGAAATGTTGACTTATGGgaataaacctttaaaaaatatgtataggaTTATTCTACTATTCATTCAAATGGAAGTTGTTAAGTATAACCATATATTCCTTGAGGACTGTAGTGGACTTCTTAAGCAACCAGTAAGGAACAAAGAGTTGTGGATGCAGCTGATCACAACTAATCCTAACTAAATTCCTTTGGGATAAGCAGTTTAGGTGTTTGAGAATAAAGATGGAAccatgttttgatttttgagcAACATTCTAATGCTAAAGGGATAGAGTTGCTACTGAAGTATTTCATGGCCCTGTTTATTTTGAACCAAATTTTTATTAATGGTTTACGCACATATTTTTCCATCAAGTgtgattgttttaaatatttgcattcttCTGTATGATGTTTATTATTTGCTTGGGTCAAAAATGGAAATCAGGAAGATAATTCAACTTAAAGAAGTTCGTCTCATGACCAAACTCTTTAGAAACACGTCTTTACCAGCATATCTCTGTAATGCTTTCTACACTGTTGAATTCTCTGGCAATATTTCTGCAGTGGAAAATTTGATTTAGCTAGTCCTTGACTGATAAATATGGTAAGGTGGGCTTTTCCCCCTGTGTAATTGGCTGCTATATCTTATTGAGCCAAGttgtaatttgaaataaaatgatatgagAGTGACACAAATAAGCTTTTGGGTTTTTTGCCTATGCCCATTTTATCTATATTCTAGAACTAGTTACTTCTGATTCTGATGTTAATCATAAAAATATGTTGTGTTTTATATAACTATTTGTAAATATGAGACCCATGGAAGGCAAATGATTTGCTTAGTCACTGGAGACATCAGTAGTTCTGTAATACAACCTTAAGGCTCTCCAACATCCACAGCATGAGCCAGGCACACAGGtatgtgcctacagtcccaactatctgggaggctgagtccaatggatcacttgaggtcaggagttggagtccagcctctgcaacatagagagacccccatctcttaaaagcaaaaacaaaactacagctattttgttttttgtttttttctttttattctctctggttaattttaaaagggaaatctGTGATTCTGGATAGCAGTGACATTTGTGAACTCTTCATTGGCAACTTTATTTCTTGGTTATTTAttactttgttgttttttggatTATCTTTTCCCAGGCATTGCTACCATTTATGTTCGTTATAAGCAAGTTCATGCTCTGAGTCCTGAAGAGAACGTTATCATCAAATTAAACAAGGCTGGCCTTGTACTTGGAATACTGAGTTGTTTAGGACTTTCTGTTGTGGCAAACTTCCAGGTTTGTGTTCTAGCCCAGCATAGGTATTTTCCTTAAGTacataaatatactatatattaaaaGGGAAACCTGAAGCATTCAGTTACATACTGATATTTCTTTACCTTAACAAAATAGAAATCACTTCCTTTAAATTATTTGACCCTATGAGAAATAGCTACTTGCACAACTagaaaaattcatatttaaaagtctgaacaaatacaaattattttaactttttttaaggATCCACAGGACTATAGAGTCTTCATTACTATTTAGTTGGAGATTACTTCAACTCACtactgaaacaaaattgatacaaATTATAAGTGACACaattacagattttaaaagttttgtttttagcatGCCTAACAATTTATAATCATTTACCTATTTTATCTACTTGTTTGGATGTTTTCATTGATTGCCTGCATTCCTAGGTGTCCTGCCTTATATATgaggaaatgaaaggaagagcTGTAGGTCTTCTAGCtttttctcaggaaaaaataatgtcaaataCTTAATGTGAAAGTAGTGGTCAAccttcatcaaatatttttcagttctccACAGAGAGAGCAGTAGGAAAGAAACACTAGGCTCAACTCTGAATACAAGTaaaagtgggaatttatagctgtggagcagggtgcagtggttagtggatggaaaattactaagctGGAAACGTAAAGGTTAAGAAAGAATTCTGGTTAAACTGCCTtggtttgttttgtgttgctataaaagaatacttcaggctgggtaatttataagaaaagggctttatttggctcatgattctgcaggttgtacaagaagcatgatgccagcatctgGTTATGATGAGGACTTCAGGAAGCTTACACATGATGGAAAGCAAAGCGGGAGCTGGTGTGTGCAGAGCTTTACGTGGCAAGGGAGGAAACAAGGGGGTGGTGGTGCCAgtctctttttaacaaccagctctcacaggAATGAATAGAGCGAGAACTCATTCACCACCCGCAACCCGCCGCATCagtctattcatgagggatccatccctGTGACCCAGACACCTGCCATTAGGCCCCATTTCCAACATTGAGGATCAAATTGCAacttgagatttggaggggtcaaaTGTCAAAACCATAGCGCTGACCTAATAGGATTCTTGGTGAAGGCAGACCAGGGTGATTAGACATCACTTGAGGCATGGTAGAGGTGATAATTATATTTATGGTGATCAGATATTGAGAATGGAGGATTATGGCTAAATTGAACAAGATTCTTGCTAAAATTGGACAATGCAGAGATGAGATGAACATGGCAACCCAGAAGTCAGGACCTAGTTGACAAGAGTGTTCAGAGTAAGCTGAGCTGGGTTTGGTGAAGGAGAGAATTTTTGTCACCTGACAGTAACTCATGTAATTCCATTGACATTCATGTTTGCTAGATATAGGGGTGCAGCAGGTGTGCACAGGTCAGAAAAAATGGACCCTGGAGAAAATGTAGTTTTGCTAGACATTATTTCCCAGCAGCCACTTTATACTATGAAAGGATACCAACAATTTGGGTGTACTACTAGCTAGCTGTCTGTGCCACAAATAGAGTTCTGCCTTCCCTAATCAGTTTCTGTAGCTCattgttaaaaaatgttttggggaATTTCAGTGTGAGGGTGGTGATTCTCTGTCTCTTGGTCAATTTAACAATGTTTCTCATCACTTTTATGGTAAAAATGGATCTCCAATATTTGTTTACACAGCCCAGCAAATGCTAATAGCAGTTCTTGATAGCACCCACACAAGCTGCCTTTCCACCTTTATCTCATTTACTTAAGGTAGCCTATatactttctttattattttgcttttagcTTTTATTCTAATTTACCTTCACCCCAAGAGTACCTATGGCCGTGTAATTTTGaattaaattactttttctcttttgttaacATCTCTTCATGCAACTTTAGTTGCCCTCTTCATCTTTCACTGATGGCTTTATTGCTGGGCCCTGTTTATAACCAGATCCTGTAGCATTACGCAGATATCAAAcgactctctttctttctttttttcttttttactcacCGCTATCCTAATGAGGATCTCCTTCCTTTCCAGAGTAAACGTTTACTACTTAAAATGGCGAGTGTGCTGCTTCCTCCTCcacttcccccttttcttttgtGGAGACAAATTctaggtaatttatacaggaaaaattTTACAAAACCAGGTCTATAAATGGTTTACCTTTGCAGATATTGGCTTGGAAGAGAGGCTAGCACTGTGTTTTAAATGGAGTCGGGACTTACTGGTTTTACTTCTTGAATATTTTTTGAAGACATTcacttctttccatttctgtcttTACTTCCCTCCTTACTGTCTTATTCTCAGCTAGTTTAGATTTAATCATCTCTCATCTGAGCTACTGCCATAGCCTCCTCAATGGTTCCTGTGAATTCACTCTTACATTCCTTGAGTCATTTCTTCATATTGCAGTAAAAGTGATCTTTTGGAAATGTATATATATCTCACTTTGCTTCCCTGTGTCCTTGCTTAAAGTTCTACAGGtttaaaaattatgtagaaaGAGATACaatcaagagagaaagaaataatttgcTAAACCACCAAACTGCCTAACTCAAAGATCTTGTATGATCTGGCTGATGTCTACCTTTCAAGCCTAATTTTGCATTATTCCCCTTCTTAATGTCTCCATTGTATATATCACTTTTTGTGCTCCTTAAATAGGACAAGCTTATTTAATTCTCTTTCACATACTGTTTCCTCTGTTTGGTATGCCGTAACGCCCTTTATATCCATGGttgtaaatttattatttttattttttagttgatgtatttctttattaattacaaGCACAATGGTTTTGAAACGTTCACCGTTGTATTTCCAGCACCTAACGTAGTACTTAGGACAAACATGCTTTCATTAATTATTTAGTAACTTATTGAGAGAGGTTAAAGGGACTATGCAGGATTATAAAAAATTCTGTTATTGCTATGGTTGCCTGCATTTAAAGAGATGCCTAATAATTGCTATAAAATGGTATTTGAAAAatctaacttaaaaaataaaaattgaatttcttttaaaacaaatttgtatATGTTCAGTAAAATAACTACATGGCAATTGTCTTCACTGCCTACTtagaggaatttttttcttcatacaaAATTTATCAAAGGAGAGTAGTAAAAGTTTAGTAAGCAGAAATCTATATTAATTTTCTatggctgccataataaaatatcaaactGGGTGactgaatagaaatttattctgtcaaagtttgggaggccagaagtctaaaatcaggGTGTTGGTAGGGTTGATTCTTTATTGGAGGCtcagagggagaatctgttcctggCTTCTGGTGATTACCAGTagtccttggtgttccttggcttatggcaGCGTAACTATATAAAACCAATCAAGCTAGAGCCAAGGGAAAATGTTTCAATTTCTTgagtctttaaattttatttacagttAAATTGAATTTAAATGGAAACTCCCAGTTCCCAGCACTGCAGTCCATCCTAATCTTTTCTTACTGCACTGTGCTTTTCCTATGACACTTATCACCATGAGGCACACTGGAATTTCCTTATTTCTGaagtttatatttattgtttgtgTATCTTTACTAAACTCAGAGCTGGATTTTTGCTGTTTTGTTCTCTAATGGATCTGAAGatttagaatagtgcctagcacCTAATAGGCACCaagtaaatatattattaaatgaagaaaataataattgaatagTTCCTATTATATTTCCAGTGGAGATGTATGAAATAGTTTGGTATTACTATAATCCTCAGGTTTATGCTGAGTATTATGAGAGAAAATTACCTCAGAAAGTAATTTGTTTGTAGAGTTGGCTGAGCTTCTCTACTCAGTGAATGTCCTATTGAAATCTCTGACTTGTGCTTTTAAATGTTGTGTTGCCAATGtgttctgattttcttttattgacGTATTTCTTCTCTCTATCTCTCAGAAAACAGCCCTTTTTGCTGCACATGTAAGTGGAGCTGTGCTTACCTTTGGTATGGGCTCATTATATATGTTTGTTCAGACCATCCTTTCCTACCAAATGCAGCCCAAAATCCATGGCAAGCAAGTCTTCTGGATCAGACTATTGTTGGTTATCTGGTGTGGAGTAAGTGCATTTAGCAGTATCCTTCACTGTACAATGTGACTACACTTGGAAAGGAATTGAATGACAAAATTTAAGTGAACACTATTGGTGCAGTGTAagaagcctttttttctttctttctttctttctttctttcttttttttgtaggaGAGATTCTTAGGTTCAGAACCCTAAACTaaagaatttgaaatataaaattcagaTTGTACATAGCACTTCAGTAATTGAGCTAGGAACAAAAATGTTGAGCCTGATCATACTCACTTTAAAGAAATGAGGGATGAGTAAATGCCATCTCTGAGAACCATTATTTAGTTAAAGATTATGATAGAACTGCTAATTTTCTGAACAAAGAGGTGGGATTTGACTGTGAGAACCATTTTGTTGTAACCCTCTGAGCAGCACATTTTGTTTTACAGTACCACTGCTGTGTAACATTAAGTCTTTAAGAAAATGGGTTCAGACCTTAGCAATAAATGTGTGAGTAATCCTTTTAGACTGTAAAGTTATCTTTGTTCTCTGAGGTCTTCTCTGAGATTCTTCCTTGACTTATGTTTTTATAGTGCTGACTTGCTCATCAATTTTGCACAGTGGCAATTTTGGGACTGATTTAGAGCAGAAACTCCATTGGAACCCCGAGGACAAAGTAAGAACTTATAGTCTATAAAACTTCGTTTTATATTAAAGATGGTTATTTTGGTTGATCTTgatgtgtttttcatttcatcAGTAACAATGAAAGTCTTCTGGTGGAATAATCAGTtctgtattaaaattattttctggataTGGTAGGGTTTATGTAGAACCTTCTATATTCTCCTGTTACCTGTGATCTGTAGATATTGTCAAAATATGAAGAGCACTGTGATGGCAAaagagttttctgagaaattgactCCCCTAAATGTGGgtatagtatataatatagcCAACCACGATCATTTATGTTTTCAGTACTTGTTTTCTGAATTGAAAAGACATCTCCCACTTTTTGTTATCTGGAAATTGATTATAGACTCTGCATTTAGGTTTCAGTATTGTCAATATCTGAATGTAGATAGCATCTTGGACCCTGAGAATAAAGGAAGGGGAACATATACTAAAGAATAAATTGAATTCCTCTGTTTTCACAAACCACTTGGTGGTGGTTTATTTAAGAATTAACCCCAAATTGGACATGTTTGTggtaatgaatgaaataatttacTAGATTTTCCCAATTGTAAcccatatattatttaatatcatAAACACACCACTTACTAAGTTTATTCTGAGCATTGTTAAACTTTTCTTAGTCACATATTATGAATCTTATGGCTTTGGGTAAGGCAGTAGTAATTTCTCGTTTGTAGAGTAAAAATGATCCTGTTCTGTCTTAGCTATTTAAGTGGAAATTTTATTCGCTCCCAGTGAAATAAATAGAGTGTCATTTAGGAGGACTTCCTAATGCTGGCTCTCTAATTCTAGAGATATATGCCTGGTAAGTCAAGGGTTGATTTTCAGAAGCTCCATTGTTTTGTAAGaattgtgtgttttttatttgaaacataGTATATAGatcatttaaatgaaatttcacaaaactgttgtttttttcctctgactCAGGGTTATGTGCTTCACATGATCACTACCGCAGCAGAATGGTCtatgtcattttccttctttggCTTTTTCCTGACTTACATTCGTGATTTTCAGgtaagaaaacagtattagcttCATTCAGTGAGACTTCCTTCTCTTAGTCCAGGAAGGTGGACTAAGAGAACTTTCCATAGGCAACTCTCAGCCTTTTTGAAAATTAACTGTTTATGATTTGGTATCATAAACAAGTGATGTAACTTTTCAGGTAAATTGTTTCTGTGTTTAAAGAAGTAGTGTATTGCTAGCAAGATTTAGCCTTGAAAATTGggctataaaataaatttcagaaattcTTACATAGAAATTTTTATTGATTCTGTGTACTTTTACATAGGTCATTCTCAACATTATACTGATTCTTAgtagaaaccaaagaaaaacaaggaacTTTATGAATACAGAAGCTTGGTTTTTCCAGATTTTAATTGGTACAAAGAAGATACCTTTGACAGTAAAACAGTTGTCTCACTCTTATTACCATTAGAATTGATTTACATTCGTAATCACAAGGTAGCCTATAGAACATATTGAAGGAGTGATCTCTCTTTAAGGAGGAAACttctatatataattttcttttctgttccagaaAATTTCTTTACGGGTGGAAGCCAATTTACATGGATTAACCCTCTATGACACTGCACCTTGCCCTATTAACAGTGAACGAACACGGCTACTTTCCAGAGATATTTGATGAAAggataaaatatttctgtaatgaTTATGATTCTCAGGGATTGGGGAAAGGTTCACAGAAGTTGCTTATTCTGCTCTGAAATTTTCAACCAGTTAATCAAGGCTGACAGTAACATTGATGAATACTGATAATCAGGAA
This region of Macaca fascicularis isolate 582-1 chromosome 1, T2T-MFA8v1.1 genomic DNA includes:
- the DRAM2 gene encoding DNA damage-regulated autophagy modulator protein 2 isoform X9, yielding MGSLYMFVQTILSYQMQPKIHGKQVFWIRLLLVIWCGVSAFSMLTCSSILHSGNFGTDLEQKLHWNPEDKGYVLHMITTAAEWSMSFSFFGFFLTYIRDFQKISLRVEANLHGLTLYDTAPCPINSERTRLLSRDI
- the DRAM2 gene encoding DNA damage-regulated autophagy modulator protein 2 isoform X3 translates to MPPCLENLFEMWWFQQGLSFLPSALVIWTSAAFIFSYITAVTLHHIDPALPYISDTGTLAPEKCLFGAMLNIAAVLCIATIYVRYKQVHALSPEENVIIKLNKAGLVLGILSCLGLSVVANFQKTALFAAHVSGAVLTFGMGSLYMFVQTILSYQMQPKIHGKQVFWIRLLLVIWCGVSAFSMLTCSSILHSGNFGTDLEQKLHWNPEDKGYVLHMITTAAEWSMSFSFFGFFLTYIRDFQKISLRVEANLHGLTLYDTAPCPINSERTRLLSRDI
- the DRAM2 gene encoding DNA damage-regulated autophagy modulator protein 2 isoform X2, whose protein sequence is MWWFQQGLSFLPSALVIWTSAAFIFSYITAVTLHHIDPALPYISDTGTLAPEKCLFGAMLNIAAVLCIATIYVRYKQVHALSPEENVIIKLNKAGLVLGILSCLGLSVVANFQKTALFAAHVSGAVLTFGMGSLYMFVQTILSYQMQPKIHGKQVFWIRLLLVIWCGVSAFSMLTCSSILHSGNFGTDLEQKLHWNPEDKGYVLHMITTAAEWSMSFSFFGFFLTYIRDFQMIGLFLLGSLYVQVKNSLQIPDEMKKKKMLIWKVPSDELVCKIIFEDD
- the DRAM2 gene encoding DNA damage-regulated autophagy modulator protein 2 isoform X7; this encodes MPPCLENLFEMWWFQQGLSFLPSALVIWTSAAFIFSYITAVTLHHIDPALPYISDTGTLAPEKCLFGAMLNIAAVLCIATIYVRYKQVHALSPEENVIIKLNKAGLVLGILSCLGLSVVANFQKTALFAAHVSGAVLTFGMGSLYMFVQTILSYQMQPKIHGKQVFWIRLLLVIWCGVSAFSMLTCSSILHSGNFGTDLEQKLHWNPEDKGYVLHMITTAAEWSMSFSFFGFFLTYIRDFQKRWFPGQKKRW
- the DRAM2 gene encoding DNA damage-regulated autophagy modulator protein 2 isoform X8; protein product: MGSLYMFVQTILSYQMQPKIHGKQVFWIRLLLVIWCGVSAFSMLTCSSILHSGNFGTDLEQKLHWNPEDKGYVLHMITTAAEWSMSFSFFGFFLTYIRDFQMIGLFLLGSLYVQVKNSLQIPDEMKKKKMLIWKVPSDELVCKIIFEDD
- the DRAM2 gene encoding DNA damage-regulated autophagy modulator protein 2 isoform X4, translating into MWWFQQGLSFLPSALVIWTSAAFIFSYITAVTLHHIDPALPYISDTGTLAPEKCLFGAMLNIAAVLCIATIYVRYKQVHALSPEENVIIKLNKAGLVLGILSCLGLSVVANFQKTALFAAHVSGAVLTFGMGSLYMFVQTILSYQMQPKIHGKQVFWIRLLLVIWCGVSAFSMLTCSSILHSGNFGTDLEQKLHWNPEDKGYVLHMITTAAEWSMSFSFFGFFLTYIRDFQKISLRVEANLHGLTLYDTAPCPINSERTRLLSRDI
- the DRAM2 gene encoding DNA damage-regulated autophagy modulator protein 2 isoform X5; this translates as MPPCLENLFEMWWFQQGLSFLPSALVIWTSAAFIFSYITAVTLHHIDPALPYISDTGTLAPEKCLFGAMLNIAAVLCIATIYVRYKQVHALSPEENVIIKLNKAGLVLGILSCLGLSVVANFQKTALFAAHVSGAVLTFGMGSLYMFVQTILSYQMQPKIHGKQVFWIRLLLVIWCGVSAFSMLTCSSILHSGNFGTDLEQKLHWNPEDKGYVLHMITTAAEWSMSFSFFGFFLTYIRDFQMIGLFLLGSLYVQKRWFPGQKKRW
- the DRAM2 gene encoding DNA damage-regulated autophagy modulator protein 2 isoform X1 gives rise to the protein MPPCLENLFEMWWFQQGLSFLPSALVIWTSAAFIFSYITAVTLHHIDPALPYISDTGTLAPEKCLFGAMLNIAAVLCIATIYVRYKQVHALSPEENVIIKLNKAGLVLGILSCLGLSVVANFQKTALFAAHVSGAVLTFGMGSLYMFVQTILSYQMQPKIHGKQVFWIRLLLVIWCGVSAFSMLTCSSILHSGNFGTDLEQKLHWNPEDKGYVLHMITTAAEWSMSFSFFGFFLTYIRDFQMIGLFLLGSLYVQVKNSLQIPDEMKKKKMLIWKVPSDELVCKIIFEDD
- the DRAM2 gene encoding DNA damage-regulated autophagy modulator protein 2 isoform X6, which encodes MWWFQQGLSFLPSALVIWTSAAFIFSYITAVTLHHIDPALPYISDTGTLAPEKCLFGAMLNIAAVLCIATIYVRYKQVHALSPEENVIIKLNKAGLVLGILSCLGLSVVANFQKTALFAAHVSGAVLTFGMGSLYMFVQTILSYQMQPKIHGKQVFWIRLLLVIWCGVSAFSMLTCSSILHSGNFGTDLEQKLHWNPEDKGYVLHMITTAAEWSMSFSFFGFFLTYIRDFQMIGLFLLGSLYVQKRWFPGQKKRW